The nucleotide window GCCTTTATGTCTATGTTCATGGCATCTATATATGGGGCGAGTTCCCTGAAGGGTTCCTCGTTGATGTAACCGTTCGTCACGAGGATGTTGTTGAGACCCTCCCTCTTTGCCAGCCTCGCCGTTTCGAGGACGAATTCGTACCATATCGTGGGCTCGTTGTAAGTGTAAGCGATGTTCTCACAACCGTAGTGCTTTGCCATTGCAACTAATCCCTCGGGCGTAGCATCCTCCAAGTATGGAAACCTCTCCTCGCCCTGACTTATCTCCCAGTTCTGGCAGTGCTTGCAATGCATATTGCATCCAACAGTCCCTATAGAAAAGGCGCAAGAACCAGGCCAGAAGTGGAATAGGGGTTTCTTCTCAACGGGATCGAGAGCTACTGAGGAAACCTTTCCGTAGTTTAGGGTGTACAACTTTCCGCCAATGTTCTTCCTAATCTTGCACGACCCCCTCTGGCCATCGTCTATGATGCAGTTGAGGGGACACAACCTACACCTCACCCTGCCCCCTTCGAGGGGCTCCCAATACATGGCTTCTCTCATAAGCTCACCGACATACCTTGTAATGCCTAAGCCTTTAATGTTTTATCATGACAAAGGGTATAAAGGACCCAAGGGGAAAGTTATCTGGGATAGCCATGAAAATATACGTGCTCGGTGCCGGTGCCATAGGTTCCCTGTTCGGAGCCCTTCTAGCGAGGGCTGGAAACGACGTTCTCCTGGTGGGTAGAAGGCCTCACGTCGAGGCAATCCAGCGGGATGGTCTCAAGGTCATTGGGGTGGAAGAGTTCACAGTTGACATCGATGCGGCGGTGGAGATTCCTGAGGAGCCGCCCGATCTTATAGTATTGGCAACGAAGTCCTACTCTACAGCCGAGGCTCTCGAGGCCGCTAAGAAGGCCATTGGGGAGAGAACGTGGATAATGAGCATTCAGAACGGGCTCGGAAATGAGGAGAAGGCTCTTAAATATACGAAAAACGTTATCGGAGCTGTAACCACGAACGGGGCGATGCTGGAGGCACCGGGACGGGTTAAATGGACGGGAAAGGGTATAACGGTGCTCGGGCTTTACCCGAGGGGAAGACACCCCTTCGTGGAGGAGGTTAAGGAAGAGATGAGAAGGGCCGGTCTGGAAGCCTTCGTAACGGAAAACGCCGCTGGATGGAAGTGGGCCAAGGCCATAGTGAACTCGGCCGTAAACCCAATAGGGGCGCTCTTAGAGGTCAAAAACGGTTATCTCCTCGAAAACGAGAGTCTGCTTTCCATCGTGATGGAGGTCGTGAAGGAAGGATGCAGGGTGGCCCTCCAGAACGGAATTGAATTCGAGGTTCCCCCGATGGAGCTTCTCTTCCAGACCCTTGAGAGGACAAGGGAAAACTACAACTCCATGCTCCAAGACATATGGAGGGGAAAGAGGACGGAGGTTGATTACATAAATGGTAAAATAGTCGAGTACGCGGGGGCCGTCGGGCTGGAGGCTCCGATGAACGAACTTCTATGGGCCCTGATAAGGGGGAAGGAAGCTCTTGCGGCGGGTGGGAAAAATGCCGATACTGGGAGGAAAGGAGGATGAGGTTTTCGAGAAGATTGAGGAGCACGTAGAGGTCGTCGGGGAGACGCTGGGAGCTCTCAAAGAGCTCATTAGGGCTTACCTCGACGGGGACGTGGAGAGTGCCGAGAAACTTGTGAAAGCCGTGGAGGGGAAGGAGAGCCAGGCTGATGAGCTTAGAAGGGAGGTAGAGTTAATGCTCTATGGAGGTGCCTTCATTCCCGCCAACAGGGGCGACTATGCGAGGCTGAGCGAACTAATAGACAACGTGGCGGATGCCGCCGAGAGCGCGGCTCACGTTCTGATATTCGCCAAGCCAGATGTTCCAGCTGATCTGAAGATGGAAATCTGGGAGCTCGTGGAGGAATCGCTGAAAACGTTTGACTATTTGAAGGAGGCCGTTCTGTCTCTTAACAGGGACGTTGACGATGCCCTGAGGCTCTCTAAGAAGACGGAGGAGCAAGAAGAAAAGGCAGATAAGGTAGAGTACGACCTGCTGAGAAAGATATTTGAGTCCTCCACCCTAAGCACCTACGCAAAGCTTATTTGGAATCAGGTCATTACGAAGATCGGCGACGTTGCCGACAGGGCGGAAGATGCTTCCGACCAGGTTATGCTGATGGCTATAAAAAGGAGGTGATACTATGAAGGTGTTGGTCGCCGCGCCTCTCCATGAGAAGGCCCTTCAGGTTCTGAAGGATGCCGGCCTCGAAGTAATCTATGAGGAGTACCCGGAGGAGGGCAGGCTCGTCGAGCTCGTGAAGGATGTCGAGGCTATAATCGTCAGGAGCAAGCCAAAGGTAACGAGGAGGGTCATTGAGGCCGCCCCAAAGCTGAAGGTCATTGCTAGGGCTGGCGTCGGGCTTGACAACATCGATCTCGAGGCGGCCAAGGAGAGGGGAATACAGGTTGTGAACGCTCCCACAGCTTCCAGCAGGAGCGTTGCCGAATTAGCTATTGGCCTGATGTTCGCCGTTGCCAGGAAGATAGCCTTCGCAGACAGGAAGATGCGCGAGGGCGTCTGGGCCAAGAAGCAGGCCATGGGTTTCGAGCTTGAGGGCAAAACGATTGGAATTGTCGGCTTCGGTAGGATAGGCTATCAAGTTGCAAAGATAGCAAAGGCCCTCGGCATGAAGGTGCTCTTATATGACGTTTATCAGAACGAGGAGAAGGCGAAGGAAGTTGATGGGAAGTTCGTTGACCTCGAGACACTCCTCAGGGAAAGTGACATCGTCACGCTCCACGTGCCCCTCCTTAAGGACACGTACCACCTCATAAACGAGGAAAGACTGAAGCTCATGAAACCGACCGCCATATTAATCAACGCCGCCAGAGGAGCCGTAGTTGACACCAACGCCCTTGTCAAGGCCCTCAAGGAAGGTTGGATTGCCGGCGCTGGTTTAGACGTCTTCGAAGAGGAACCCCTGCCTGAGAACCACCCGCTCACTAAGCTCGATAACGTCGTCCTGACGCCTCACATTGGAGCATCGACGGTTGAGGCTCAGGAGAGGGCTGGAGTGGAGGTTGCAAAAAAGGTTGTGGAAATCCTTAAGGGTTCTTCCTGAGCTTTTCAAACATTTTTACCAACCTCAGCCTCCTCACCGCCAGTTGGGACTTCTGGAGGCTCCACGTAAGTGGGGACTTCGGGTGGCTCCTCACTGACGTAGGGCTCCAAGATTATGGGATGGAAGGGATTGTCCATTTTCTCGAGCTCCTCTAAGAGTTCCATTTCCCTAAAGTCCCCGGTTTCGAAGTACTCCTCTAGGGCGTTGGCGATGCGGTGGAAATAGTGGGCGTGTTCGAGAACCCTTCTCTCACCGTATTCCTTGGCCTGACCGGTTGTTATAAGGAACTGCCAGTCACTGCTTTCCATAAGCAATAACTCCCTGCCAAGCTGTTCGAGAACCCTGTCCCCGAACCTGTCCTCCCCGAGATACTTGCTGGCGAGGTACACCATCCTCCTCTCAGCCAGATGGATGTGAGACCAAGTCCACTCAACCTTGGGGTTCCACCAAGTGTAGTGGTTGCCGAACATTCCCCACGAGCCCTCCGGAAGTTCGATCTCGTATCTCAGCCCTCTGTAGTCGTTGAGAAACTCGCTTATGGTCGTCGTGGCTATGCCTTCATCAGCCATCAGCTCTAAGACACGGCCGAGCCACTTAACCCCCTCGAACCACCAGTGGCCGAAGAGCTCCGTATCATAGGGAGCCACAACGATGCCTTTCTCACCGGTCTCCCTCTCAAACTCCTCCAGCAGAGACTTAACGAGTGATACGAAGTGCCTCGCGTGCTCCTCAACTTTCTCCAGGGCTTTCTCTGGTTCGTAGGGCTCCTTATGGGCAAGGTCAATGTGCTTCCCGGTGACCCTCCAGTACTGCCCACCGCTTCCCTCGGCCTTTTTGTGGAATTCTCTATACCAGAAGTCTCCCGGGTATCCTATATCACCACTCCACACCTGCATGCTTGTTTCCCTGTTCCTTGCAAAGACCGCGATACCGTTCTTGAGAAAGTATGGTCTAAGAGTCGATTTTCTGCTCTTTGCAGGCAGAATGACCCCATATTGCTGAGTCGCAGGTCCTTCATCTATGAGGTGGCTCTCGACGAAGAAGAACTCTATCCCATGCTTTTTAAGGAACTCCTCGAGACCCTTCCTCCAGACTACCTCCCCCGTGCTTGGACTCCTCCAGAAGCCGGCTGGCCTGTAGGCGCACTCAGGAAGCCATATCCCCTTCGGCCTTTTCCCAAAGTGTTTCTCATAAGTCGCTATCCCATTTACTATCTGGGCCTCTATGGCCTCATCCCTTTCCAGCAGAGGCAGATAGCCATGGGTCGCTGTAGATGCTATGACCTCGACGTAGCCCTCGTCTTGAAGCTTCCTGAGTTTTCCGATTACGTCTCCCTCAATCTTCTTCCAGTAGTCGTAAACATCCTCAAAGTAGCCGATCATGAATCTGATTGCCCTCTTGAGCTTGAAGTCATTAAATTTCTCAAGATCTTCTCTCATCTTCTTCAGCTTCCTCTCCATGTACTCCTCGAAGCCTGCCTTTATGTCTCCGTCGGCTAACTGCTCCATGAGAATCGGAGTAATCCCAATGACAAGCCTGAATTTAATTCCCTTTTCCTTGAGCCTCTCCAGCTCCATAAGGAGCGGGAGGTAGCTCTCGGCGATCGCCTCGTAAAGCCATTCTTCACCGAAGGGCCATTTGCCGTGCTTCCTGACGTAAGGTATGTGTGTATGTAGAACAAAGGTGAAGTATCCTTTCATTACGGCAACACCTGTGACGAGATTTCTACCGGGAGTATTTAACTATTTCGGGTTTATCAAGCCTTTGTTTTCCAAAAAATGATTTACCAGCATGAAACAAAATGCGCCGTGATCTCCCCCAGCAGGATTTGTGGATTAGGACTTAAAAGTTATTTAAGGATTGAATCCCAGAGGGCGGGGGTGGAAATATGAAGGAAGCCATGACGAGCGTGGACATCAGGTACATCGTGAAGGAGCTTAGGGAGCTAGTGGGCGCAAGGGTCGACAAGGTTTATCATGAGGGTAACGAGATAAGAATAAAATTCCATAAGGCGGGTGAGGGCAGGAAGGATTTGATAATTGAGGCGGGCAAAAGGATTCATCTGACCACATACATAAAGGAGATTCCCACTCCAACTTCCTTTGCCATGCTTCTCAGGAAACACCTCGGAGGGGCTTTTCTGAGCGGAATAGAGCAGCACGACTTTGATAGGATAGTGAAGTTGAGCTTTAGAGACTACACGCTCGTAGTGGAGCTCTTCGGCAAGGGCAACCTCGTGCTCGTGGGGCCAGATGGTCTCATAATAGCGGCCCTCCGCTATGAGGAGTTTAGGGATAGGGCAATAAAGCCGAAGGTGGAGTACAAGTTTCCACCGAGCAGAGAGAGCCCGCTTGAGGTCTCTTGGGAGAGGTTTAGGGAACTTGTAGCTTCCGATGATTCCGAGATCGTAAGGGTGTTGGCGAGAAAGTTCAGCATTGGCGGCCTCTACGCCGAGGAAATTCTTCTGAGAGCTGGTATCGAAAAGGGAAGAAAGGCGAGGGAGCTAACCGAGGACGAGCTCAGAAAGATCTTTGAGACGATGAAGGGCCTCTTTTCCGCCCCTAAAAGACCCAGCATCGTTTACAAGGATGGGCAAATGGTTGACGTAGTTCCAATAGAACTCAAATGGTACGATGGATACGAGCGGAAATACTTCGAAACTTTCAGCGAAGCTCTTGATGAATACTTCGGCAAACTAACGGTGGAGAAGGCTAAGGCCGAAAAGACAAGGAAGCTTGAGGAAAAGAGGAAGGCGCTCGAAATATCCCTCGAAAGGATCCGCGAGCAGATGATGGCCTTCGAGGAGGAGGCTAAAAAGAACCAAGAATTAGGTGATCTTATATATGCAAACTATTCCCTTGTGGAGAGGTTGCTGGAAGAGCTCAGGGCCGCCGTCAAGAAGCTGGGATGGGAAGAGCTCGAGAGGCGCGTTGAAGAGGGAAAAAAGACAGGGAACAAGGCCGCCGAGGTTATTAAGGGAATTCATCCCTCGGAGAACGCCGTAACGGTTGAGATAGATGGAAAGGCCATAAAGCTGTACCTTAACAGGAGTTTGGGGGAGAACGCGGAGCTCTACTACGAGCGGGCCAAGAGAGCGAAGGCCAAACTGGAGGGTGCTAGGAAGGCCTACGAAGAGACGAAGATTAAGATTGAGGAGCTAGAGCGGCTTATAGAAGAGGAAGGAAAGAAGGTCGGTGTGAAGAAGCTCGAGAGGAGAAAGAAGAAGTGGTTCGAGAAGTTCAGGTGGTTCATCAGCAGCGAGGGGTTCCTCGTCATCGGGGGCAAGGACGCTACCACAAACGAGATGGTCGTGAAGAGACACATGGAGGAAAACGATATTTACTGCCACGCCGACGTTTACGGCGCCCCCCACGTAGTTATCAAGGACGGGAGGAAGGCCGGGGAGAGAACGATATTCGAGGCGTGTCAGTTCGCCGTCTCCATGAGCAGGGCGTGGGGTCAAGGGCTCTACAGCGCGGACGCCTACTGGGTTTATCCCGAGCAGGTTAGCAAAAAGAGCCCGGCCGGAGAATACCTGCCAAAGGGAGCTTTCATGGTGTACGGAAAGAGGAACTGGTTCCACGGCATTCCCCTGAAGCTCGCCGTGGGGGTAGTCAAGTACGAGGGTGATGAGCTTGTCATGTGCGGCCCCGTGGATGCCGTGAAGGCCCACACTAACAGATACGTGGTCATAAGACCCGGCGACCTCAAGAAGAGCGAGCTCGTGAAGAGAATAAAGAAGATACTCGAGGGTTGGGGCTATAAGGTTCCTGAAGAAGATTTGATGGCTATCCTGCCGCCGGGCGGCGGGGAGATAGTGGAGGTGGTAGGATGAGCCTCATGAAGCTCTACGCTCTGGCAAGAGAGCTCGCGAGGGACCTTGTCTTTGAAATAGATGGAGAAGTCGTTACTCTCTCAGTGAAGGGAGTGCTCCTGGTAAAGATACCCTCCGATAACTACAACTTTTCCTTTTTCGAGGTCACAGAACAGGAGTTCATCTTAGCCATCCAGATGGGAGGTTACATGGTCTATCTAGGAATCGAAGCAGATGACGAAGTTGAGGAAGAGGCCTACCCAATGGTCGTTCGGACGTTGATAGCTCAGCTAATACCCGACGTCAATGCCCTGATAAGAGAGGCAAAGAAAGTTAAGTATGCAGGTCCCGGAGACATGCTCCTCGACGACAATATGTCCCCCGACCTGAAGGAGGCGATGTACGACATCCTGATGAGGCATAGGAGGGGTATTACTCCCTACGAACAAGTTGAGGTTGCCTGACTTTGTAAATTTCCCAATTCTTGTTGTAAATTTTCCAACAAACAAACAAACTCTCTTGAATAGTTTCCAATTACATGGCTAAGTTTCTGGTTATTGTATGAATTCTATAAAAAGACTTAAATATTTTCCAAACAAAATGGGGAGGTGAGGTGAGAGACATGGAGGTTAGGTATTCTGGCCCCGAGAGATACTTCCCGCTCATCAACGCTCACTCTAACATCATTGTTGATGGCCTCTCATCCCTTGGGATAAAGGTTGAGGAGGTTGAAGTTGGGGCGAGGGAGCTTGCCATAGGTGGGAGGCTTATTCTTCATGTGGTCATGGAGATAAAGGTCAATGTTGAGGAGAGCGGGTTGATGAGGTCTCAGCTTGAGAAGATAGTTTACCCCTTGGTAGATAGGTTCAGGGAAGCTCTTAAGAGGGAGCTTTACCCCATCGGAGTTGTTCCCTACATCAGGACTGAGGATATCAGGATAGTACCGTTGAAGAAAGAAGTTGATAAGTTGGGAAACGTTGTCGTGGACGCTCCTCCCGAGTTCGAGAGCGCCTTTAGGAGATACGCCCAGGGAATAGCAATAGGCCTCAGGGAAAGGGGGATAAAGTTTGAGACCCTCGTCGTCTCGGTTTATGAGGATGGCAAAAGGCTTGGCCTTAGGGTTGTGCTGGTGCCATTAAAAGAGTTCGAGGGTATCGAAAAAACCCTAAGAGGGCTGGCCGAAAAGTACATGGGCTTCCTGAGATATACCCTTAAGAACATCAAGGTATCCCTAGACGGCGTCGAGGTGATAACAAGTAAGATCAAGCCCTGGCCAGCAAGAATACTAGCGCAGAAGGAGCGTATTATTGCTCAGGTTGATGAGATTATTGAAGACGAAGATGTTAAGTCACTCATGGTTAAACTTAGATGAGACGGGCGCAAAGGTTATGGAACAAGATGTGAACCGTCGCAGGTCGGCCACGAATAGTAACCCTCACGACACGAGCCGAAGGTAATGCCCTTTGCCTCTATCTTCCTCCTTGCCTCTTCAAGTATCTTAAATCTCATGTCCCTTCGGATGTAGAGGTAGCCCTCATGCCTCTCCGTGTATAGAGTTTCTAACTTTTCCATGAGCTCTGGAAACTTGGCCCGCATCCTCGCCCTTATGTCGGGCCTTAGCTTGAGAGTCGAGACTGTAATGTGCCTAACGAAGCTCAAGGCATCGAGAGTCTTGTCGAAGTCCTCCCAGGTGTAGAAGGGGATCACGGGGTCTATACGCGCGTATACAGGGATGCCCTCCCTCCAGGCCTTCTTCAGAGCCCTTATCCTTGCTTTTGGCGGCGGCGCGTTTGGCTCTAGGAGCTTCGCCTTTCTCTCATCCGCAGTCGTCACCGTTATCCCAATGGCACAGCGCAATTCCCTCAGTATGTCAAGGTCTCGCTCGAACATGTCCGACTTCGTGAGAAGCAGGCAACGAATGTCGTAACGCCTGAAGAGTTCGAGCACCTTCCGGGTTATGCCGAGCTCCCTCTCAATCGTCGGATAGGGGTCGGAGGAGTAGGAAAGTGCTATGATATGGCGCTTGTCGAACCTCCTAAGCTCCTTCTCAAGCTTGGGCAGGAGATCCTCTTTTACCCTAACGCGGAATGCCTTTGGAATGTAGCCCGTTATGTAGCAGTAAACGCAGGCGTGGTCGCAACCCGTGTAGGGATTGAGGGTGTACTTAAAGGGGCACGTGCAGAGCCTTGACCTCCAAGGGTCAAAGGGCCGGATGTACATGCTACTCCCTACGAAAATGCCTTAAAATCGGTTGCGTTCTCTTGAGGGGTGAGAACATGACGGAAGTCAGGGGGCGCGTTAGGTGGGTCGAAGGGGAGCAGTTCATCGGGAGGATAGAGGATGATAAGTGCTCGGTAATCCTTGGAGAAGGCGGCATTAGCCCCATGAAGCTCCTCCTCCTTAGCGTCGCTGGATGCACCGCCTACGACGTGGTGATGATCCTCAAGAAAATGCGGCAGCCAATAGAGGGCTTGGAAGTTGATATTAAGGGAGAGCGCAGGGAGGAGCACCCGCGGATATACAAGAGGATTCACATTCATTACAGGATATACGGGAACGTGGATGAGGATAAGGCAAGGAGAGCAATAGAGCTCAGTCAGGACAAATACTGCTCCGCATCAGCCCACCTTAAGCTTAGCGGCGCCGAGGTCACGTATTCCTATGAGATAATCCCAGCGGCAGGGGAGGGGATTGAGGCTCAGGATCGGTGACGTGGAGGTTGAATATGAAGTTGTCTTGAGGCCGACCCGCTACGTTACCATCAGGGTTAACCCGAATGGTAGTCTCACGGTGGTCTCGCCAGTCGAAGGCGTTGATGAGATTTTAAAGAGGAAGGCTCGGTGGATACGGAGGCAGCTTGCAGTAGTGGAAGAAGGGAAGAGGCTAGCCTCTCAGGGCTTCCCCCTCTTTGGCCGCTTCTACAAACCAGTAAGATGTGAGAGAACGGGAGTGGAGGGCGAGAGTCTCTGCTATTCCTCATTGAGGGCCCTTGAGAATTTCATAAGGAACTCCCTTAAGGAGAGGATAGGGGAAATCGTTGAGGATGTCTCAGGGGTTCTCGGCGTGAGACCAAGGAAGGTCTTCATCAGGGTCATGAGGACGAGGTGGGGCAGCTGCTCGGGGAGGGGAAACGTGGCGATAAACCTTGCGGCCGCGGCCCTTCCCTTTGACCTCCTTCACTACCTCGTTACCCACGAGGTAGCGCACCTGATAAGCCCCAGGCATGACGGAGAGTTCTGGTCAGCCGTGGCAAAGCTTCACCCAGATTACAGGGAGAAGAGGGGAGTTCTTAAGGTATGGTGGGTTGTGGTTCACGTCCACGAGCTCTGGAGGGAGGTTCTGGGATGAGGATCATTCTCCTTGGCTCCGGATCCTACAGCGGAACGCCAAAACCCTTTTGTGGCTGTGAGAACTGCACTAGAGCTAGGAGGTTTCCCATCTATAGAAGGACTAGATTTTCTCTCTACCTAGGGAAGCTTAAGGCGATAGTCGATCCCTCGCCGGACCTTCACTACCACCTCGAGCACCTGAACGAGAAAGTTGAGCAGGTGTTAATAACACACCCCCACTTTGACCACATTGCCGGCGTCCCGGAGCTTCAGATATTCGAGAAGCTTACCTTTTACTCTCATGAAGAAACGCTCAGGGTCGTGAAGTGGCTGCAGGAGGCCTTCGTCGGGGAGAAGAGGTGGGAGCATGTCTCTTTAAGCTTTGGCGAGTGGAAAAGCTTTGGAAACTTTAATGTCCTCCACTTTAGAACCCCTCATAAGCCGGGCGACGTCGCGGGTGGCTTCGTGATTGAGATCGGAGGAAAGAAGATAGGAATAACGGGCGACACGGGACCCGAGATCCTCAAGGACGAGAAGACGCTCGAATCACTCACAGACCTCGACCTGCTTGTCGTCGAGATGACCCACAGGGAATCCATTCCAGGCACGCATCTCGGCGTCGAAGATGCTTTAAGGCTCGTCGAGCTGACAAAGCCAGAACTTGCCGTTTTCGCACACATAAGTCACAACAACTACCCGCACGAGATCTTAGAAAGGAAGGTTATGGAGAGAGGGATAAGGGGGATCGTCGGGAGGGACTTTCTGCATCTCGACATTTAATCACCGATAGCCTGCAGTATGACCTTCCTCTTCCTCGGTCTCGTGTCGAGCTCCACGAAGAATATCTGTTGCCAAGTTCCCCTCA belongs to Pyrococcus yayanosii CH1 and includes:
- the amrS gene encoding AmmeMemoRadiSam system radical SAM enzyme; the protein is MREAMYWEPLEGGRVRCRLCPLNCIIDDGQRGSCKIRKNIGGKLYTLNYGKVSSVALDPVEKKPLFHFWPGSCAFSIGTVGCNMHCKHCQNWEISQGEERFPYLEDATPEGLVAMAKHYGCENIAYTYNEPTIWYEFVLETARLAKREGLNNILVTNGYINEEPFRELAPYIDAMNIDIKAFDDRFYMRIASVLGGEPSRRTAVIAKKEFGIHVELTYLIIPTLNDEEGEIRAFARWVVENLGDDTPVHFSRFYPHYKLLHLSPTPLETLEKAYKIAKEEGLKFVYLGNVPGHDGENTYCPRCGRIVIGRWGFAITEYHVKDGKCQYCGEPIPIVGRYLGKSYRGMWW
- a CDS encoding 2-dehydropantoate 2-reductase — translated: MKIYVLGAGAIGSLFGALLARAGNDVLLVGRRPHVEAIQRDGLKVIGVEEFTVDIDAAVEIPEEPPDLIVLATKSYSTAEALEAAKKAIGERTWIMSIQNGLGNEEKALKYTKNVIGAVTTNGAMLEAPGRVKWTGKGITVLGLYPRGRHPFVEEVKEEMRRAGLEAFVTENAAGWKWAKAIVNSAVNPIGALLEVKNGYLLENESLLSIVMEVVKEGCRVALQNGIEFEVPPMELLFQTLERTRENYNSMLQDIWRGKRTEVDYINGKIVEYAGAVGLEAPMNELLWALIRGKEALAAGGKNADTGRKGG
- a CDS encoding TIGR00153 family protein, with the protein product MPILGGKEDEVFEKIEEHVEVVGETLGALKELIRAYLDGDVESAEKLVKAVEGKESQADELRREVELMLYGGAFIPANRGDYARLSELIDNVADAAESAAHVLIFAKPDVPADLKMEIWELVEESLKTFDYLKEAVLSLNRDVDDALRLSKKTEEQEEKADKVEYDLLRKIFESSTLSTYAKLIWNQVITKIGDVADRAEDASDQVMLMAIKRR
- a CDS encoding D-2-hydroxyacid dehydrogenase, which encodes MKVLVAAPLHEKALQVLKDAGLEVIYEEYPEEGRLVELVKDVEAIIVRSKPKVTRRVIEAAPKLKVIARAGVGLDNIDLEAAKERGIQVVNAPTASSRSVAELAIGLMFAVARKIAFADRKMREGVWAKKQAMGFELEGKTIGIVGFGRIGYQVAKIAKALGMKVLLYDVYQNEEKAKEVDGKFVDLETLLRESDIVTLHVPLLKDTYHLINEERLKLMKPTAILINAARGAVVDTNALVKALKEGWIAGAGLDVFEEEPLPENHPLTKLDNVVLTPHIGASTVEAQERAGVEVAKKVVEILKGSS
- a CDS encoding 1,4-alpha-glucan branching protein — its product is MKGYFTFVLHTHIPYVRKHGKWPFGEEWLYEAIAESYLPLLMELERLKEKGIKFRLVIGITPILMEQLADGDIKAGFEEYMERKLKKMREDLEKFNDFKLKRAIRFMIGYFEDVYDYWKKIEGDVIGKLRKLQDEGYVEVIASTATHGYLPLLERDEAIEAQIVNGIATYEKHFGKRPKGIWLPECAYRPAGFWRSPSTGEVVWRKGLEEFLKKHGIEFFFVESHLIDEGPATQQYGVILPAKSRKSTLRPYFLKNGIAVFARNRETSMQVWSGDIGYPGDFWYREFHKKAEGSGGQYWRVTGKHIDLAHKEPYEPEKALEKVEEHARHFVSLVKSLLEEFERETGEKGIVVAPYDTELFGHWWFEGVKWLGRVLELMADEGIATTTISEFLNDYRGLRYEIELPEGSWGMFGNHYTWWNPKVEWTWSHIHLAERRMVYLASKYLGEDRFGDRVLEQLGRELLLMESSDWQFLITTGQAKEYGERRVLEHAHYFHRIANALEEYFETGDFREMELLEELEKMDNPFHPIILEPYVSEEPPEVPTYVEPPEVPTGGEEAEVGKNV
- the rqcH gene encoding ribosome rescue protein RqcH, with the protein product MKEAMTSVDIRYIVKELRELVGARVDKVYHEGNEIRIKFHKAGEGRKDLIIEAGKRIHLTTYIKEIPTPTSFAMLLRKHLGGAFLSGIEQHDFDRIVKLSFRDYTLVVELFGKGNLVLVGPDGLIIAALRYEEFRDRAIKPKVEYKFPPSRESPLEVSWERFRELVASDDSEIVRVLARKFSIGGLYAEEILLRAGIEKGRKARELTEDELRKIFETMKGLFSAPKRPSIVYKDGQMVDVVPIELKWYDGYERKYFETFSEALDEYFGKLTVEKAKAEKTRKLEEKRKALEISLERIREQMMAFEEEAKKNQELGDLIYANYSLVERLLEELRAAVKKLGWEELERRVEEGKKTGNKAAEVIKGIHPSENAVTVEIDGKAIKLYLNRSLGENAELYYERAKRAKAKLEGARKAYEETKIKIEELERLIEEEGKKVGVKKLERRKKKWFEKFRWFISSEGFLVIGGKDATTNEMVVKRHMEENDIYCHADVYGAPHVVIKDGRKAGERTIFEACQFAVSMSRAWGQGLYSADAYWVYPEQVSKKSPAGEYLPKGAFMVYGKRNWFHGIPLKLAVGVVKYEGDELVMCGPVDAVKAHTNRYVVIRPGDLKKSELVKRIKKILEGWGYKVPEEDLMAILPPGGGEIVEVVG
- a CDS encoding SPL family radical SAM protein — protein: MYIRPFDPWRSRLCTCPFKYTLNPYTGCDHACVYCYITGYIPKAFRVRVKEDLLPKLEKELRRFDKRHIIALSYSSDPYPTIERELGITRKVLELFRRYDIRCLLLTKSDMFERDLDILRELRCAIGITVTTADERKAKLLEPNAPPPKARIRALKKAWREGIPVYARIDPVIPFYTWEDFDKTLDALSFVRHITVSTLKLRPDIRARMRAKFPELMEKLETLYTERHEGYLYIRRDMRFKILEEARRKIEAKGITFGSCREGYYSWPTCDGSHLVP
- a CDS encoding OsmC family protein, giving the protein MTEVRGRVRWVEGEQFIGRIEDDKCSVILGEGGISPMKLLLLSVAGCTAYDVVMILKKMRQPIEGLEVDIKGERREEHPRIYKRIHIHYRIYGNVDEDKARRAIELSQDKYCSASAHLKLSGAEVTYSYEIIPAAGEGIEAQDR
- a CDS encoding M48 family metallopeptidase gives rise to the protein MRLRIGDVEVEYEVVLRPTRYVTIRVNPNGSLTVVSPVEGVDEILKRKARWIRRQLAVVEEGKRLASQGFPLFGRFYKPVRCERTGVEGESLCYSSLRALENFIRNSLKERIGEIVEDVSGVLGVRPRKVFIRVMRTRWGSCSGRGNVAINLAAAALPFDLLHYLVTHEVAHLISPRHDGEFWSAVAKLHPDYREKRGVLKVWWVVVHVHELWREVLG
- a CDS encoding MBL fold metallo-hydrolase, whose translation is MRIILLGSGSYSGTPKPFCGCENCTRARRFPIYRRTRFSLYLGKLKAIVDPSPDLHYHLEHLNEKVEQVLITHPHFDHIAGVPELQIFEKLTFYSHEETLRVVKWLQEAFVGEKRWEHVSLSFGEWKSFGNFNVLHFRTPHKPGDVAGGFVIEIGGKKIGITGDTGPEILKDEKTLESLTDLDLLVVEMTHRESIPGTHLGVEDALRLVELTKPELAVFAHISHNNYPHEILERKVMERGIRGIVGRDFLHLDI